The Pedobacter cryoconitis genome has a window encoding:
- a CDS encoding FAD-dependent oxidoreductase encodes MNLPIIFSIDDDPQVLRAISRDLKIKYGKEYKILSTTSAQEALDMLIELKNSADVVALFLCDQRMPEMEGVAFLEKAMLIYPEAKRVLLTAYSDTEAAIKAINEVKLDYYLIKPWDPPEDKLYPVINDLLDDWQGDYTPEFKGIRVVGFQFSPLSHVVKDYLASNLIPYRWMDVQTNPDATSLLTLNKLTNDDLPVVLMDDGTFLTKPSIKEIAAKIGKNPEIIHDMYDVVIIGAGPAGLAAAVYGASEGLKTLMIERKAPGGQAGTSSRIENYLGFPAGLSGADLTRRAISQAVRLGAGFLSPQSVSDIKQKDGYKTIILEDGPEIISRSVIITTGVDYRKLEVKGVSDLTGAGIYYGAATTEASACRDKNVYIIGGGNSAGQAAMYLSKFACSVNIVVRKDDLTSTMSSYLIDQIGHTPNVHVLGNTEVIEAKGDKCLEKLVLINVKTKETREEEAAALYIFIGAKPYTDWLKLDILKDEKGFIETGRELRNYENFNKTWKLKRDPFLLETSCAGIFAAGDVRSGAMNRVASAVGEGSMAISFVHKYLAEV; translated from the coding sequence ATGAACCTTCCTATAATTTTTTCTATAGATGATGACCCTCAGGTTTTGCGCGCAATCAGCCGCGATCTGAAAATAAAATACGGTAAAGAATACAAAATATTAAGCACTACTTCTGCTCAGGAAGCATTAGATATGCTGATCGAACTTAAAAACAGTGCCGATGTGGTCGCTTTATTTTTATGCGACCAGCGGATGCCCGAAATGGAAGGCGTAGCTTTTCTGGAAAAGGCAATGCTGATTTATCCCGAAGCGAAGCGTGTTTTACTGACCGCTTATTCTGATACCGAAGCTGCAATTAAAGCTATCAATGAGGTAAAACTGGATTATTATCTGATTAAGCCATGGGATCCGCCAGAAGATAAACTCTATCCTGTGATCAATGACCTGCTGGATGACTGGCAAGGTGATTATACACCTGAATTTAAAGGAATCAGAGTGGTCGGTTTTCAGTTCTCCCCATTATCGCATGTGGTCAAAGACTATTTAGCCAGTAATCTGATTCCATACCGGTGGATGGATGTGCAGACCAATCCTGATGCGACCAGTTTATTGACGCTTAATAAGCTGACAAATGATGATCTGCCAGTAGTTTTAATGGATGACGGAACATTTTTAACTAAACCTTCCATTAAGGAAATTGCAGCTAAAATAGGGAAGAACCCGGAAATCATTCATGACATGTACGATGTGGTGATTATTGGCGCAGGCCCGGCAGGTTTGGCTGCAGCAGTTTATGGGGCTTCTGAAGGATTAAAAACACTGATGATCGAGCGTAAAGCTCCCGGAGGACAGGCGGGAACAAGTTCAAGGATCGAAAACTATCTGGGCTTTCCGGCTGGATTGAGTGGAGCAGATCTGACCAGAAGGGCAATCAGCCAGGCTGTACGTTTGGGTGCTGGCTTCTTATCTCCGCAATCGGTGAGTGATATTAAACAAAAAGATGGTTATAAAACTATTATTCTGGAAGATGGCCCGGAGATTATCAGCCGTTCGGTAATCATCACCACAGGTGTGGATTACCGGAAACTGGAAGTAAAAGGTGTTTCTGATCTGACTGGTGCAGGTATTTATTATGGAGCTGCCACTACAGAAGCCAGTGCTTGCAGGGATAAAAATGTTTATATTATAGGTGGAGGCAATTCAGCGGGGCAGGCAGCAATGTATTTGTCAAAATTTGCTTGTAGTGTCAACATCGTTGTCCGTAAAGATGATTTGACATCAACTATGTCCTCTTACCTGATTGATCAGATCGGGCATACACCGAATGTGCATGTTTTAGGAAACACCGAAGTCATTGAAGCCAAAGGAGACAAGTGTTTGGAGAAACTGGTGCTGATTAATGTCAAAACAAAAGAAACCAGGGAAGAAGAGGCTGCGGCACTTTATATTTTTATAGGCGCTAAGCCCTATACAGACTGGTTGAAGCTGGATATCCTGAAAGATGAAAAAGGTTTCATTGAAACTGGCCGTGAATTGAGAAATTATGAGAATTTCAATAAAACATGGAAACTGAAAAGAGACCCGTTTTTATTAGAAACCAGTTGTGCAGGTATTTTTGCCGCAGGTGATGTGCGTTCGGGCGCGATGAACAGAGTAGCCTCCGCAGTAGGGGAAGGCTCTATGGCAATCAGCTTTGTACACAAGTACCTGGCTGAAGTTTAA
- a CDS encoding sensor histidine kinase translates to MHIVTVLWLKSLDFFSNVPDDQLQWFIDNSENQLLNDGDYLTQPGDPIQGPHVLVGGKLSLHMFQNGSKREFVMFTKGDISGYLPYSRGKISGGYAQAIGEVQLLSFRTERIQEMIKDHFELTQSLVHVMSNRVREFTAMQQQNEKMMALGKLSAGLAHELNNPASAIVRDSISLKEHLRMGPEVFKKVAAITIAEAQIDKLNEVLFGILGNKEKPLLNLKQRMVLEDEIADWFEAQNVENGYAIAESFVDFNFSVADLEACAAPVAEHLSPVFNWISNLLVTERMVEDIQESSKRIADLVNSVKTFTHMDRGMDKEYADIHIGIRNTLTMLGHKIKKGNITVVEDYDETLPQIKGMIGELNQVWTNLIDNAIDAMEPNQKGTLTLKTEKDREFVNVFIIDDGPGIPADVLTSIFDPFFTTKPMGKGTGMGLEVVQRIIHQHNGNVKVKSVPGRTEFTVCFPLEN, encoded by the coding sequence ATGCATATCGTAACAGTTTTATGGCTTAAGTCACTCGATTTTTTTAGTAATGTTCCTGATGATCAGCTACAATGGTTTATAGATAACAGTGAAAATCAATTGCTGAATGATGGCGATTATCTGACTCAGCCGGGCGATCCGATCCAGGGCCCTCATGTGCTTGTAGGCGGTAAACTGAGTCTTCATATGTTCCAGAATGGTTCCAAACGTGAATTTGTGATGTTTACCAAAGGGGATATCTCAGGTTACCTGCCTTATTCAAGAGGGAAGATTTCGGGAGGCTATGCACAGGCAATTGGCGAAGTACAACTCTTGAGTTTCCGTACAGAAAGAATTCAGGAAATGATTAAGGATCATTTTGAGCTGACGCAATCACTTGTTCATGTGATGAGTAACCGCGTCAGAGAGTTTACAGCTATGCAGCAGCAAAACGAAAAAATGATGGCGCTCGGTAAACTGAGCGCGGGATTGGCGCATGAGCTGAATAATCCTGCTTCTGCGATTGTACGTGACTCTATTTCACTGAAGGAACACTTAAGAATGGGACCGGAAGTTTTTAAGAAAGTGGCAGCCATCACCATTGCCGAAGCTCAGATTGACAAATTAAATGAGGTATTATTCGGAATATTAGGCAATAAAGAGAAACCTCTTTTAAATCTAAAACAGCGGATGGTTCTGGAAGATGAAATTGCAGACTGGTTTGAAGCGCAGAACGTAGAAAACGGTTATGCGATTGCAGAAAGCTTCGTTGACTTTAACTTTAGTGTTGCAGATCTGGAAGCCTGTGCAGCACCAGTTGCTGAACATCTTTCCCCGGTATTTAACTGGATCAGTAATCTGCTGGTTACAGAGCGGATGGTCGAAGATATTCAGGAATCCTCTAAAAGGATAGCCGATCTGGTTAATTCGGTTAAAACATTTACCCATATGGACAGGGGAATGGATAAAGAATACGCGGATATTCATATTGGTATCCGCAATACACTGACCATGTTAGGTCACAAAATCAAGAAAGGTAATATTACAGTAGTGGAAGATTATGATGAAACGCTTCCACAGATCAAAGGAATGATTGGCGAATTGAACCAGGTCTGGACAAACCTGATCGACAATGCAATTGATGCCATGGAACCAAACCAGAAAGGCACTTTAACCCTGAAAACAGAAAAGGACAGAGAATTTGTTAATGTCTTTATTATTGATGACGGCCCAGGCATTCCTGCCGACGTTCTCACGAGTATATTTGATCCCTTTTTTACGACTAAACCCATGGGTAAAGGCACAGGAATGGGACTAGAAGTGGTTCAGAGAATCATTCATCAGCACAATGGTAACGTTAAGGTTAAATCAGTACCGGGCCGGACGGAATTTACGGTATGTTTTCCATTGGAAAACTAA
- a CDS encoding HAD family hydrolase translates to MSPIKLAVFDIAGTTIKDNHEVSKALQAALAKHGYAIDLVQINPLMGYEKNLAIRQLLQMHGLAAETITTQLISTIHTDFVQQMLNFYTSGPVIEPLPNVEETLKALREQGVSVGINTGFSKDIADAIINRLQWREKGIIDYLIGSDEVELGRLHPLMIQRLMQQAGITDPLQVLKAGDTEVDIHEGQNAGCKYVVGITTGIFTRDELASYHPTHLIDDMAEVLTIING, encoded by the coding sequence ATGAGCCCTATTAAACTAGCAGTATTTGATATAGCAGGTACTACAATTAAGGATAATCATGAAGTGAGCAAGGCCCTTCAGGCGGCTTTAGCAAAACACGGTTATGCAATTGATTTAGTACAGATAAACCCTTTGATGGGTTATGAAAAAAATCTCGCGATCAGACAGCTCCTGCAAATGCATGGGCTGGCAGCTGAAACCATTACTACACAGTTGATCAGCACCATCCACACTGATTTTGTACAGCAAATGCTTAATTTTTATACTTCAGGCCCTGTGATTGAGCCGCTTCCGAATGTGGAAGAAACGCTAAAAGCTTTAAGGGAACAAGGGGTCAGCGTTGGAATCAATACTGGCTTCTCAAAAGATATTGCCGATGCGATTATTAACCGTTTGCAATGGAGAGAAAAAGGAATAATTGATTATTTAATTGGATCTGACGAGGTTGAATTGGGCAGGCTGCATCCTTTGATGATTCAACGGTTAATGCAGCAGGCGGGAATTACAGATCCGCTGCAAGTACTGAAAGCAGGAGATACTGAAGTAGATATCCATGAAGGACAAAATGCAGGCTGTAAGTATGTAGTGGGTATCACAACCGGAATTTTTACCCGTGACGAGTTAGCGTCTTACCATCCTACTCACCTGATCGATGATATGGCAGAAGTACTGACCATTATAAACGGATAG
- a CDS encoding DUF5690 family protein — MKLIDRLRIKVAALPYAVISIMAALAAFGTYTAMYSFRKAFAAGTFTDHQYLHLDYKVWLVIAQVMGYMLSKFYGIRFISEIKGNNRGKSILILIGISWLALLGFALVPAPWNIAFLFINGFPLGMIWGLVFGYLEGRKSTEFMAAVMSISLIFASGFVKTIGRTLLTDFHINEFNMPFLTGAIFVIPLLFFVFCLELMPPPTVEDKKLRVERTPMNAKERKAFLIRFLPGIILTLIIYVLLTIMRDVRDNFEVEIWADLGVKSNNIYTHIDLFISVIVLIAMSLLILVKKNIKAFSIIHLFIIGGCLLVGMSTYLFDHQMISPIAWMTTAGLGLYLAYVPYNAIFFERMIASFNYRSNAGFIMYVADAAGYLASVSILLVKELGKPDISWGNFFKEGVMLVAIVGVISGVLSLIYFLQTAQKNRNKEKKAEEQKRNEQLLISYHYE, encoded by the coding sequence ATGAAATTAATCGATCGCCTGCGCATTAAAGTCGCGGCATTACCGTATGCAGTAATCTCTATAATGGCCGCTTTAGCTGCATTTGGAACTTATACAGCCATGTATTCCTTTCGTAAGGCATTTGCAGCAGGTACTTTTACTGATCACCAATATCTGCACCTTGACTATAAAGTATGGCTGGTAATTGCACAGGTGATGGGTTATATGTTAAGTAAGTTTTATGGTATTCGTTTTATCTCCGAGATCAAAGGAAATAACAGGGGTAAGAGCATCCTGATTCTGATTGGAATTTCATGGCTTGCTTTATTAGGGTTTGCACTCGTCCCTGCTCCCTGGAATATCGCCTTCTTATTTATCAATGGTTTTCCACTGGGAATGATCTGGGGCCTGGTGTTCGGTTATCTGGAAGGCAGAAAATCTACCGAGTTTATGGCGGCTGTAATGTCTATCAGTTTAATTTTCGCTTCTGGTTTTGTCAAAACTATCGGTCGTACTTTATTGACAGATTTCCATATCAATGAATTTAATATGCCTTTCCTTACGGGAGCCATATTTGTAATCCCGCTTTTATTCTTTGTGTTTTGCCTGGAACTGATGCCTCCTCCTACTGTGGAAGATAAAAAGTTAAGGGTAGAACGTACGCCAATGAATGCTAAAGAGCGGAAAGCTTTCCTGATCCGCTTTTTACCAGGTATTATTTTGACACTGATTATTTATGTCCTGTTAACGATTATGCGTGATGTGAGGGATAATTTCGAAGTAGAAATCTGGGCAGATCTGGGGGTAAAGAGTAATAATATTTACACGCACATAGATTTATTCATTTCCGTTATTGTTCTGATCGCGATGAGCTTGCTGATTTTGGTTAAAAAGAACATCAAGGCTTTCAGTATTATTCATCTGTTTATTATCGGTGGGTGTTTGCTGGTCGGCATGTCTACATATCTTTTTGATCATCAGATGATCAGCCCGATTGCCTGGATGACAACCGCAGGTTTGGGTCTTTATCTTGCTTATGTTCCTTACAACGCTATATTTTTTGAAAGGATGATTGCTTCTTTCAATTACCGCAGCAATGCTGGCTTCATTATGTATGTAGCTGATGCTGCGGGTTATTTAGCGAGTGTAAGTATTTTGTTAGTCAAAGAACTGGGCAAGCCTGATATTAGCTGGGGTAACTTTTTTAAAGAAGGTGTAATGCTTGTTGCCATTGTGGGTGTAATTAGCGGGGTGTTGTCTTTGATTTACTTTTTACAAACTGCACAGAAGAACAGAAATAAAGAAAAAAAAGCTGAGGAACAAAAGAGAAATGAACAGCTTTTAATATCGTATCATTATGAATAA
- a CDS encoding TIGR03364 family FAD-dependent oxidoreductase yields MNKAIVIGAGIVGLATARALAIRGYKVTVIERNERAVGASIRNFGMVWPIGQATGPMFERAMLSRSIWKEICTEAKIWHDEVGSLHIAYHEDELQVMREYAEINRQHRNCSLLTPEQALAKSPAINVNGLKGALWSAEEMIIESRVAVGQVAAYLAEKYGVVFHWNTAISRIEHPKVSSGNQSWEAEEIFVCSGADFETLYPELFSAAAITKCKLQMMRLVTQPDEWRIGPSLCGGLSMIHYPGFQAAASLPALRKRYEEQYATHLNWGIHVMVSQNGTGELTIGDSHEYGLVHDPFDKEFINTMIIDYLHTFADFKEWKMLQSWHGIYPKMTNGATELITEAAPGVTVINGLGGNGMTLSFGLCEQYIASRG; encoded by the coding sequence ATGAATAAAGCAATAGTAATTGGTGCAGGCATTGTAGGTTTAGCTACTGCCCGTGCCCTGGCCATCAGAGGTTATAAAGTCACAGTTATTGAGCGGAATGAACGCGCTGTTGGTGCTTCCATCCGCAATTTCGGCATGGTATGGCCGATTGGACAAGCTACAGGCCCAATGTTTGAAAGGGCAATGTTATCCCGCAGTATTTGGAAAGAGATCTGTACGGAGGCTAAAATATGGCATGATGAGGTAGGCTCTTTACATATTGCCTATCATGAAGATGAGTTGCAAGTGATGCGTGAATATGCAGAAATTAACCGCCAACATCGGAATTGCAGTTTATTAACGCCGGAACAGGCATTGGCGAAATCACCTGCAATCAATGTAAATGGGTTGAAAGGTGCTTTATGGAGTGCAGAGGAAATGATTATTGAATCCAGAGTGGCTGTTGGACAGGTAGCGGCTTACCTGGCAGAAAAGTACGGAGTAGTCTTCCATTGGAATACGGCCATCAGCCGGATTGAACATCCTAAAGTGAGTTCGGGAAATCAAAGCTGGGAGGCAGAGGAGATTTTTGTTTGCAGCGGTGCTGATTTTGAAACGCTTTATCCCGAATTATTTTCGGCTGCAGCGATCACTAAATGTAAGTTACAGATGATGCGTTTAGTTACTCAGCCAGATGAATGGCGTATCGGGCCTTCTCTTTGCGGTGGTTTATCTATGATCCATTATCCGGGCTTCCAGGCAGCCGCTTCTTTACCGGCTTTAAGAAAAAGATATGAAGAGCAGTATGCAACGCATTTGAATTGGGGTATTCATGTAATGGTTTCACAAAATGGAACTGGTGAACTGACTATCGGGGATTCACATGAGTATGGTTTGGTTCATGATCCTTTTGATAAGGAATTTATCAATACCATGATTATCGATTACCTGCATACTTTTGCTGATTTCAAGGAATGGAAAATGTTGCAGTCGTGGCACGGTATCTATCCTAAAATGACTAATGGGGCTACTGAGTTGATTACGGAGGCAGCACCGGGAGTAACTGTAATCAATGGTTTAGGCGGTAATGGAATGACTTTATCTTTTGGATTGTGTGAGCAGTATATTGCATCAAGAGGTTAA
- a CDS encoding GNAT family N-acetyltransferase, with translation MEQIIIRKATLSDLDILLQFEQGVVEAERPFNPVLKESGVHYYNINELITADHIELLVAQSGTEIIGCGYARIESAKPYLKYDLYAYLGFMYVVPAHRGKGVNKLILQELTAWAKGKGITELRLEVFSDNAIAIKAYEKAGFGKLYIHMRNEI, from the coding sequence ATGGAACAAATTATTATTAGAAAAGCGACGCTCAGTGATCTGGATATATTACTGCAATTTGAACAAGGTGTCGTTGAAGCTGAACGTCCCTTTAATCCAGTATTAAAAGAATCAGGAGTTCATTATTACAATATCAACGAATTGATTACCGCTGATCATATTGAGCTGCTGGTTGCACAGTCAGGTACTGAAATTATTGGTTGCGGGTATGCGAGAATCGAAAGTGCAAAACCTTACCTTAAATACGATCTTTATGCCTATTTAGGCTTTATGTATGTAGTACCAGCGCATCGCGGGAAAGGCGTAAATAAGTTGATTTTACAAGAACTTACCGCATGGGCTAAAGGGAAAGGCATCACCGAATTGAGGCTTGAGGTTTTTTCAGACAATGCGATTGCGATTAAAGCTTATGAAAAGGCAGGCTTTGGAAAACTCTATATTCACATGCGGAATGAGATTTAA
- a CDS encoding MFS transporter, producing METNTATLDPGIKKDIIQKTIYPILFTISFTHFLNDMLQAVIPSVYPLFKTEFNLSFSQIGLITLTYQLTASLLQPFVGHYSDKKPKPYSLAIGMGFTLIGLIFVSMAASFAAILISVGFIGIGSSIFHPEASRVAHLASGGKKGLAQSIFQLGGNAGSAIGPLLAALIVIPYGQFYIIWFGIAAVLGILILFQIGKWYKGHLDLKVQGKVQTSDEPKHNLSKGRVIGSIVILLVLIFSKYFYMASMTSYFTFYLISKFHVSVQESQLYLFAFLAAVAAGTMIGGPLGDRFGRKYIIWISILGVAPFTLLLPYTGLFLTGVLAVVIGVIISSAFSAILVYATELIPGKVGMIAGLFFGFAFGMGGVGSAVLGKLADQTSIEYVFKVCAFLPLIGIITGFLPDIEKKKQAIN from the coding sequence ATGGAAACGAATACAGCAACACTAGATCCCGGTATCAAAAAAGACATCATTCAGAAAACGATTTATCCGATTCTTTTTACGATAAGTTTTACGCATTTCTTAAACGATATGCTGCAAGCAGTTATTCCATCCGTTTATCCGCTTTTCAAGACTGAATTTAACTTGTCATTTTCTCAGATAGGTTTGATCACGCTAACTTATCAGCTAACTGCTTCACTTTTACAGCCTTTTGTAGGCCATTATTCCGATAAAAAACCAAAACCCTATTCTTTGGCGATTGGTATGGGGTTCACGCTGATCGGTTTGATCTTTGTATCCATGGCTGCCAGTTTTGCAGCAATTCTGATTTCCGTTGGTTTTATCGGTATTGGCTCTTCAATTTTTCACCCTGAAGCATCCAGAGTTGCACATTTAGCTTCAGGAGGTAAAAAGGGATTGGCACAATCTATTTTTCAGCTGGGTGGAAACGCAGGAAGTGCGATAGGCCCTTTACTGGCTGCGCTGATTGTTATTCCTTACGGGCAATTTTACATTATCTGGTTCGGAATTGCTGCCGTTCTGGGTATCCTGATTTTATTCCAGATCGGCAAATGGTATAAAGGCCATCTTGATCTTAAAGTTCAGGGAAAAGTTCAGACTTCGGATGAACCTAAACATAATTTATCAAAAGGAAGAGTGATTGGCTCTATTGTTATCCTGCTGGTACTTATCTTTTCAAAGTACTTTTATATGGCCAGCATGACCAGTTATTTCACCTTTTACCTGATCAGCAAATTTCATGTTTCTGTTCAGGAATCGCAGCTCTACCTATTTGCTTTCTTAGCTGCGGTTGCAGCGGGAACGATGATTGGCGGGCCGCTAGGTGATCGTTTCGGAAGGAAATATATTATCTGGATCTCTATTTTAGGCGTTGCCCCATTTACGCTGCTACTGCCTTATACCGGATTATTTTTAACAGGAGTACTGGCTGTAGTGATCGGGGTAATTATCTCTTCTGCATTCTCTGCAATCCTTGTTTATGCGACAGAGCTGATCCCAGGAAAAGTAGGTATGATTGCCGGGCTTTTTTTCGGTTTCGCATTTGGAATGGGTGGGGTAGGATCAGCTGTATTAGGTAAACTGGCCGATCAGACCAGTATTGAATATGTATTTAAGGTTTGTGCTTTTCTACCGCTGATTGGTATAATTACTGGCTTCCTTCCTGATATTGAAAAGAAGAAACAAGCAATTAACTAA
- a CDS encoding FadR/GntR family transcriptional regulator — MMNTTNLISRKSLADEVAEKLQQQIAFGTYKVAEKLPIEPELMSSFGVGRSTIREAIKILVNCGLLRVQQGIGTFVENSTGIKEPLSQRLKRADFEDLNEVRHLLEMKVAEKAALNRTKADLVKIYDWLKKRDKAAKNDLLEECIDADIQFHISIAEASGNEILIDLYKSVAIHMKNWFLEVYKDTKAFKDTSHQHKQLVKSIEAGDAKKAWNNSAKIIGHISQ; from the coding sequence ATGATGAATACTACAAATCTAATTTCCCGTAAGTCACTGGCCGACGAGGTAGCCGAAAAACTACAACAGCAAATTGCCTTTGGCACTTATAAAGTAGCTGAAAAACTGCCTATAGAACCAGAACTGATGTCATCCTTCGGTGTCGGCCGCTCTACGATCAGAGAGGCGATCAAGATCCTGGTCAACTGCGGACTATTAAGAGTGCAGCAGGGAATAGGCACCTTTGTAGAAAATTCAACTGGTATTAAAGAACCTTTATCTCAGCGTTTGAAACGTGCTGATTTTGAAGATCTAAATGAAGTGCGGCATTTGCTGGAAATGAAAGTAGCTGAAAAAGCAGCACTGAACAGAACGAAAGCTGACCTGGTGAAAATTTACGACTGGCTCAAAAAACGTGACAAGGCAGCAAAGAACGATTTGCTGGAAGAATGTATCGATGCCGATATCCAATTCCATATATCCATTGCAGAAGCTTCAGGAAATGAAATCCTGATTGACTTATACAAATCGGTGGCTATTCATATGAAAAACTGGTTTCTGGAAGTTTATAAGGATACTAAAGCCTTTAAAGACACCAGCCATCAGCACAAACAACTGGTTAAAAGTATTGAAGCCGGCGATGCAAAAAAAGCATGGAATAACTCAGCAAAAATCATAGGACATATTTCTCAATAA
- a CDS encoding universal stress protein translates to MMMTIIAATDFSILAENAVEYAAAIAKHKNARLILFNSFAIPFHAANTLLPASSIQALMIENEIRLLERSFSLSFDYQIEVGHECAFSFIEDELKEVINKYKAELVVLGMPKKTLEQDLWGNTTSFAIKNLKLPVLAVPLNAKFEGTKRVLFACDVLRGLSKKALARIKEVAVDLDAHVEVFNVDQKLEVLRSEDEHSSVVNALDDALDGITYYYKNVKSIMVIREIEKEIKEFQADLLIMVPKKYGFWANIIHRSKTRVMASGLDIPLLSIPL, encoded by the coding sequence ATGATGATGACTATAATTGCCGCAACCGATTTTTCCATACTTGCTGAGAATGCAGTAGAATATGCTGCTGCAATTGCAAAGCATAAAAATGCAAGACTGATTTTGTTTAATTCCTTCGCCATTCCATTTCATGCAGCTAATACACTTTTGCCAGCTTCAAGTATTCAGGCATTAATGATTGAAAATGAGATCCGTTTATTAGAAAGATCTTTTTCCCTTTCTTTTGATTATCAGATTGAGGTAGGTCATGAATGTGCCTTTTCATTTATTGAGGATGAACTAAAGGAAGTCATCAATAAATATAAAGCTGAACTGGTAGTTTTAGGAATGCCAAAAAAAACGCTGGAACAGGATCTCTGGGGAAATACAACTTCTTTTGCCATTAAGAATTTAAAACTTCCGGTACTGGCTGTACCGCTGAATGCAAAGTTCGAGGGTACAAAAAGAGTTCTTTTTGCCTGTGATGTATTACGCGGATTATCTAAAAAAGCGCTGGCACGAATCAAAGAGGTAGCCGTAGACCTGGATGCACATGTTGAAGTTTTTAATGTAGACCAGAAATTAGAAGTTTTAAGATCTGAGGATGAGCATTCCTCTGTAGTCAATGCACTGGACGATGCATTAGATGGGATTACTTATTACTATAAAAATGTGAAATCAATTATGGTCATCAGGGAAATAGAGAAAGAGATTAAAGAGTTTCAGGCCGATCTGCTAATTATGGTTCCAAAGAAATATGGCTTCTGGGCCAATATTATTCACAGGAGTAAAACCCGTGTGATGGCATCCGGGCTCGATATCCCTTTGCTTTCAATTCCCTTGTAA
- a CDS encoding GyrI-like domain-containing protein, with product MDTIKIDSFHVIGISIRTTNENGQSAKDIPKLWEKFMSEGILDQIPDKIDNSLYCIYTDYEKDHTQPYTTILGCKVENLNVVPNQMVSKTIEDTSYQKFVAKGNVMQGAVYNEWVKIWNSELERTFTADFEVYDERSQNPENAEVDIFVAVK from the coding sequence ATGGATACTATAAAAATTGACTCCTTCCACGTAATTGGTATTTCAATACGTACAACTAATGAAAACGGGCAATCAGCTAAAGATATTCCTAAACTTTGGGAGAAGTTTATGTCGGAAGGAATTCTTGACCAGATCCCAGATAAAATTGACAATTCACTCTACTGTATATATACAGATTACGAAAAAGACCATACGCAACCTTACACTACTATTTTAGGATGTAAAGTTGAAAACCTGAATGTTGTCCCTAATCAAATGGTAAGTAAAACAATTGAAGATACTTCTTATCAAAAATTTGTAGCCAAAGGAAATGTAATGCAGGGGGCAGTTTATAACGAATGGGTTAAGATCTGGAATTCAGAATTGGAAAGGACATTTACCGCAGACTTTGAAGTGTACGATGAGCGTTCTCAGAATCCTGAAAATGCAGAGGTGGATATTTTTGTGGCGGTTAAATAA
- a CDS encoding nuclease A inhibitor family protein, which translates to MENQILTELAEKTQGLFYFSESEAPLTIENLGQVPKDQLSAKLVQLNSETPGTLQTIDEDAFFEKIVNTADPGDQVMVANARKFTVLHTYLKDNFSDIQIARIEGGVNVPIIITAYLPDGTCIAITTYAIET; encoded by the coding sequence ATGGAAAACCAAATTTTAACTGAATTAGCTGAAAAAACACAGGGTCTGTTTTATTTCAGTGAATCTGAAGCCCCGCTAACTATTGAAAACCTTGGACAAGTTCCAAAGGATCAATTAAGCGCAAAGCTTGTCCAGCTTAACAGCGAAACACCCGGCACATTGCAAACAATTGATGAAGATGCTTTCTTTGAAAAAATAGTGAACACTGCTGATCCGGGTGATCAGGTGATGGTAGCTAATGCCCGGAAATTTACTGTACTCCACACTTATCTGAAAGATAATTTCTCTGACATACAGATAGCCCGCATAGAAGGAGGAGTGAATGTACCGATTATCATTACTGCTTATCTCCCGGATGGTACTTGTATCGCGATAACTACTTATGCAATTGAAACTTAG